DNA sequence from the Dunckerocampus dactyliophorus isolate RoL2022-P2 chromosome 4, RoL_Ddac_1.1, whole genome shotgun sequence genome:
ACCTGCCCCCACGCAGCAAACCCCTGTGTATCCCCATTTAAAAggacgcatgcacacacacatcgtGGTCGACCGCCCGACACCTGGAAAGATACTCCACGCAGGGGGCCCGGGGCGCAGCGGAGAATGCAGACCACTGGGGAGCAAGAAAACCCCAGGCCCCCCACATCCCAACGGCAGGACGTTACCAGTAAGGCAGAGGAGCAGACGAGATAAGCCAGCAAATGAGCCAGCGGGCGGGCAAACGGACGAGCAGCAAGACAACCCACCACACCAACGAGCCACctcagggaagggcaggcgaaaatgctccacaagccaggccacggCGGACAAGTCACCGTGCCGCGACGGCCAGCAGACAGGTCCACAGCCACATCCCCGACCTCGCCCGGCGGACAGGTTGCTGCGAAATAGGCAGGAGGTACCCCGATCCACCCTACTCCACCCGTGTAGGCGGTAAGATGAGTTTGTGTCTATTTTgcaattataaatataaataaataaaagaggacagttCTAAAGGGCTggtctctgtatgtgtgtgcatgtatatgataggtaTGTGGATGACAgcgatgcaattaaaattgggggacacctgaggtgttttgggcatgcccagccggggaagacctaggacactctggagggattactgtatgtctcacagctggcctgggaacgccttggtgtcctcccggtggagctggaggaggtggtcggggaccgggaagtctggccttccctactaagactgctgcccccgcgacccgggcaaaacaaaacaaacaaaacaaaacaaataataagcggaggaaaattgaatggaatggaatggagctGAGGTTTGTTGGTCCCCTCACCTGCCCAGCCCCACCAAACCAAGTGTCTATTGTGCGATTAAAATTGAGGGTCCCAATACTCAGAGGCATGCCAGTGGCAAAAGGAGTCGCCGCCCAACCGTggaccaccccccaaagtcctatatgtgtGTGAACCGGTGCAGCGGAACAGGGAACAGGAAGGACGAGGGCCCCACACGCCCACCCTCCAACACCGTCCAAACCGAGCGGGGGGGGACCGAGGACACACGACTGATAGACCACTCACACAGAACAGGCTCAGAAGCCACGCGCCGCAGGACACAACCCCGGCCTGCCAGGACGCCCAGTCCGGCCCGCCCAACCCCCCAGAAATGGTACACCCAGCACCGCTAACACCAGAGCCCCACCCGCGGTAGCGTCCACAATGTAGCCCGCCCTACATCCACCACACCACAGCCACCCCGCCCCCGAAGGGAGAGAGGACGTGATCCCCCCACCCTAGCACCACGCACCCACCCCAAGCCCAAACTGCACATCCGAGACCCCCAACCCACACACACCCTGGGTATCCCACCACGCAGGCCCCAAGATGAACAGGGCCCTCCAAGCCGGCATGGCCCCCAGAGCAATGCACGAAGCCTAACAGCTGACAGTCACCGGGGGAAAAGCcacatacagtacctgtatatatgtatatccaAACATTCATTGGTAGAACCATGTTaacttgtgttttttaattatatgtatTGCTttgttaatattacattttgcaGAATATGTCAAGGAACTTATGGCAAATGTTGAAGCTGTTTGTTGCAGCAAGGACTACAATGGAGACGACTTCAAGGACCTGTTGTGTGTTCAATACGCACACTTGCCACTGACTGCTGCATACTGTCAAAAGGATGCTGTGAGAGCTCATGTAAATTTGTTTCATGAATGGAACATAAAAACAGTATAAacacaaataatatatattgtctTTATTAAGAGCAACAACCATATCTGCAACAAATGGCaaatattttgctcaaacaatggGATCATTGGTAACTAAAATGGTAAATCCCACATGATCAACTGAAAACAAATTCAATCGATCACAACTGCATTGTTCAGGTTGCAATCTATTGAATGCTCTGGGAATACAATGacatggatgaatgagaatattcacaggtacTGTTATGAATATACGGTATTTACACATGCAGTGCAggctaaaaatgtgttttctttattttcatgactctACGTTGTAGATTCTCATTGAAGGCATCAAAATTTTAAATGAACGcatggaattatgtacttaataAAAAAGTGGGACTATGCCTTATATTTTGGACTCCTCAAAATAGCCACCCCttgctttatttttgcttttttgattGGTTCATGAGGTAGtaacctgaaatggttttcacttcacaggtgtgccttgtcagggttacttggTGGAATTTCTTGTCTTATTAATGGgtttgggaccatcagttgtgtggAAATCAGGTTGATACACAGCCGACAACCCTATTGGACAACTGTTAGGATTCATATTAGGGCAAGAACCAACCAGCTAAGTAAAGAGAAATGAGGACAGTCAGTCTGGAAAATTGCAAAAACTGGCAACGTGTCCCCAAGTGATTGAGAAGGTatatccaaacttttggcctgtactatATGAGATAACACTTACACATTCCCTGCATCATGTCGGTAGTGTTGACGGTAAACGTTGTATGCTGTTGCCAAGACGTCGATGTTGACACACAGGTCCTCACTTTGTTGTTGCTCCATGGAGTGACGACAGCCGAAAGGTTGTCCATGGTCGACGTCATAGCCAAGGTGGCGGCGGTTCAGCAACTCCAAATTTGGTCAAAATAAcgacttcatttcactcctattttatAGTTGTCTATTTATccatgacagcagtatgacaaaaacattttattaagttagtactttcattttgttattgtttttgcaaacttttttgggtgtcatgagcactttaaacagGAATCGTGTGATCAGATATGGACTAGTCACCCTGGCAGAATGACCTGCCCCATCAAGTACggtaaatgcaatgacaaaaagcagatggaaaagacaaagacaaaacaggcaAAGCGactgcaaaatggaaaaaacaaagacaatacacaaagcacaatgacaaaaaggaaaagaatatgactacatttgtatagtttttattattgattctctttgtatttccacatgtaGTCCCtcttaattttggcactccttgTCAttccatagttttttttttgtcattccatagtttttgcatcctttaggggtgtcaaactcatgccatggagggccgagacactgcaggttttctttccagccaatcactaaagcaggtgattttaatgatcaacaccttcaataCCGCCGCAAGATGGCAGCAGTGTGACACCATGGATGGAGTCCCTCCATATAGAGATTTGCGACATGACGAGTCGAAAAAATACGGCCACATGACTcgtggagccatcttggggccaaattcgCATTTGCGTTCGCCTTGTCGTGATGGTGAGATGAAGCCTCATGAGGCATCGAACCACGTGAGCCAAATGGTTCGAGAAAGGGTTCATTTCTCGAAGCTTCATGTGCACACGAACCCCCCTGCTGGCCAGGTGTATAATCACAGGCAGCTGTATCTGAACCACATGGTCTAGGATTCATTGAATTGTTGTGTCcatgaataacaaaaactgtATGACCAAATcatgtttggtttagtttatttgaacatgaaggttacaatggaatacatctcatgaatcattctttgacagttccacatgtccaaaaggagtaggaagaagcaaagcttatttaatcctaccccccatccattctacatctagtacagtacatgtagttcacttcctggattccatgtcatgttttcagtgatagtcaggataacacataatagataacggtgagatagccctccccccaaaaaaagagagaacattcataataatgataataatgatgacaatactaaataaataaataagaacaaagcttttttttcttttttcctttctttttttttcctttccttttttttttaacacaacaaagaaaattataaaaaaaataaataaaaataaataaataaaaaataaaatttaattaaataaaaaataaataaataaataaataaaataaaataaaataacaaacctgacagaacaatcagtctCTACATAAATGACCACATCTATgtagaataaaatatttttttaatatattgtgtttgtgtacattttccccaAATGGTACTATCATACGTACACTTTCTCAGCCTCACAGGCTAGCATCCGTTACACCCACACAGGggaaatcctcctcttcctcactggCTCCATCCACTCTCCAAACTATCTCCTCCAAACTAtctccaaactctagtatccaaactctataacctctatccaaacgctGAAATGACTTCAAATCCTCATCAAAAAGCCACATTTTGAATGGAGCCTGAAGGGTTTATATTGCTGTCAAACGTCGCGCCAAAATGAACCACTGCCCGAAGCAGTCACGTGGTACAGCCGGGCAGCGAGGCTTCAGACGTCATCATTTTCAGCTCCTCCCCTAAATGAACCAAGCCTCGAAACGCGCTTCGCGGAAACGCCCCCTCCATTACTCGACACAAGCTTCGAAGCCTCGGCACATCTCGTAACATCGCccaagaatactgtaaatgtagcGGCCTCTTGGAATGGATTAGTCAGACGTGGAGTTTCAAACGGGTGCCTTTATTCTTCCGGCTCAGTTCTTGCACCTTGAGCACCATAAGCACCATAAGCACCATAAGCACCGTGAAAACTACAgaataaacaagaaaaatatgaCTTTGTGCTGTAGTTTCACAACCAATACACAAATCACTCCCTCAGTGCAATCACATGAATCATactgaatacattttcataTGCAGCTacacataaaacatttaaacaactTCTCTTATTCActtattaacacacacacacacatatacacacacagtctgaAGTATACATATGGTCAGCAGTTTCATACCTCATTTCGCCTTCCAAGGGCGCTAGCTTAAACACGAGGTAGTCTTCCACATTAGCCTACCACCAGCCAGGTTGAAACTACACAGCAGGAAATTTTGTCACTTTAAACACGAACAattcaatgaaaacacattttctcattAATTTACTACTCACAATATTTAGACAATCAGTGCAAATAACTTTACCTGAGAAAATATGTGAGCACTTTTTGCGTGGGGTTGCAATCACCATTAGCGAAGTTAACCTTTTGacacaggaaaagaaaaaacgttccgccaaaataagagcatgccAACATCCGGTGGCAGGACTACattcttcaaaataaatgagtgaataACTGAGCATAAAGAACGTAAACATGTCATTTACAGTAAAGTTTCCAGTATTCTTGGGCGTATTCTTGTTTATTCCCCAAAAATGCGTGCATGCGTCCCTTTGTGCAGAGACATTGCAATTTACATGCAATGTCGTACTGTGCACGCAAGCCGCGCGcttgaattggccccaacatggcgGCTTAATCTCAGTTGTCGTAACTCTCTATATGCTCTCTATATGAGCATCCATGGTACTCTATCCATGGTTAGAGTTAACCGTGGATAGAGTACCATGGATGCTTCGGCTGCTGTAAAACCTCAAGatgaaataaagaaatacagaAACATCCAACAGGGTTGTGTGACATGAGGCAGAGTCAGTCGATCATGTCATGCTGCATTGTGTGAAATATAAAGGAAAAGTTGATATGTGAAATCAGAAGTCAGGGACGAGAGGGAATTACTCTCAGAAATGTGCTTAGTGTCAAGCATAagattctggtaaaattattaGAGGAGTCAGGGCTGGTTAatataatgtatgttttttgtatatatatagctataaatatttaatatataatgttAGAGGGAACCTGGTTCACAGCAGTGGGCGGCGGTAATGCAGCTTTTATGATTAGTGCCATCTgccataaaacaaaaagaagaagaaaagttaATGAATTTGGTGGTGGCCAAGATGGCGGTCTGAGCGGCTGTACTTCGGAGTTCTCGACAGAAGTTTCAAGTATACGATACAACACTTATATGGATTCACACTGTGAATTCATATAAGTGTTGGTGAGTGAGGGTGAGATGAAGCCTCATGAGGCATCGACCCACGTGAGCCAACTGGTTCGAGAAAGGGTTCATTTATCGAAGCTTCATGTGCACACGAAACCACCTACTGGCCAGGTGTATAATCACAGGCAGCTGTACAGTATCTTAACCACATTGTCTAGGAGTCATTGAACCTTTGTGTCCATGAATAACAAAACTATATGACCAAATCATGTCTCTACATAAATGACCACATGTGTGTAGAATGAAATAGTTGTTGAATGTATTGTGTTTATGCACATTTTCCCCAAATGGTACTATCATATGACATGGCGGGTTGTGTAACCATGTTTCTTTGCCACTTTAGAAAGATGGCATGGGCTTATGCAGGCAGAGGACAGTGGAAGTGCTTGTGGAACTATGAAGGCACTGAATATGCTTGTGTAACTAGGACAATGATGTACGGGACAGggtatattttattcatttttattcagaAATAATACTTTCTCAAcagtttttggttttaaacgatttctttttttttaaacaacttcTCCAGCCTTTGAAAACACCCTTTCACAGGGGACAGAAGACGCTCGCgtgcacaaaaatgtaattgccAGTTTATGTAAATCAAAATGTCCCAAAGTAACCCGCCCTGCctcgcactgcccgcaccggggcttgaacacaAGACCTTCGCAACGGGAGGCGAGAGCgatgaacacgcggtcgacagtccgggctgttgtccgtgtggtcagcgcagctcttaaggcagagggagtgaggtttaccaacgtacacttgcacagcctcacagcaTCCGTTACACCCACGCAGGggaaatcctcctcttcctcactggCTCCATCATCTCTCCAAACTATCTCCcctccaaactatgctatccaaactctataacctctatccaaacgctGAAATGACTGCAACTCCTCATCAAAAACCCACATTTTGAATGGAGCCTGAGGGGTTTATATTGCTGTCAAACCTCGCGCCAAAATCTGAACCGCTGCCCGAGGCAGTCACGTGGTACAGCCGGGCAGCGAGGCTTCAGACGTCATCATTTTCAGCTCCTCCCCTAAATGAACCAAGCCGAGATACGCGCTTCGCGGAAACGCCCCCTCCATTACTCGACACAAGCTTCGAAGCCTCTGCACAAGCTTCGAAGCCTCGGCACATCTCGTAACATGCTGTGTCACAGCAAATATAGCAACGAATACATTAAAGCTTAGTCTTTTCTAAAGCCCTCGAAACGAAAATTGATTTTGGAGCACTGGAGTGTTCTGGGAAGGGAAGATAGAAGATGAACCACTGCTATGCTAACATGGCGACGTCCAGTCAAAGAGAAGGTGGAAGAGAATCAGATCCACCAACGCCATCAAAGCAGAAAAAGCCCCAAACTGCAGCTAACGGTGAGCGAGTTGAAGTTTTCAGCAACGCCTTTTTGGAGGATATCTTGCACCCCGATGAGAAATTAGTCGACCTCGCCGAGCAAGTTAAAGAACTGCCATGATTGTCAGCATTACGAAGGCAGTGGAGGTCAACTCAAGATGAGAACAAAGAGTGTGAAAGACCAATGAAGAAAATAATGTGTTGTccgattaaaaaacaaaatgttttgggCAGTGGCGGTTGATATAGAGTAAGGCGAGCTATGACCGGAAGTGTTTCTCGTAGCTTCACATAGTtcgtcgttttttttttacccatacATTTCTCTTTCTAGATGTCGCCTCGGGGGCTCCGTAATAAAGAGACAGTATGCAACTCGCTcctaataacatttttttgaaacCATAACATATAAAAGCAACACCACTagctagcattttttttttaccaacagtGTTTTAAAAGAACATCTGTGCTAAGAAATTTCAATTTTTACACAATTAGGGATAAAACCGCATAAATGCGCATGCAGCTTTCTACACTACACGCAAGAACGTTACGTTTGAATagaccagtgtttcccaacctttttgtcttgtgtaccctcagcctttttgtcataccacgagtaccccctcactcatacgtggtgataattctccaaaagtagaataTAACACAACTGTTATAGTTTTGGTGCACCTTATTGTCTTGTAGCTCAcacattacattttattgtgttgctTAGTGTGAAATGACCCATATTTATTCACTTATCTTGAATATGAAGTGTTTCCACGTACCCCCTGCTATTTTCTTGTGTACTACTAGGGTTGGAAATCCCTGCTCCAGGCAGAATACAATAGGATgggtttattgtcattgtattatacaatacaacaaaatgtaaaagcTCTTCCCTAGCCATTAATTCAAACACACAGgcagatatacagtaaataaatacagtcataaaTTACATCATAATAAGGTGCAACACAGTGATAAAGAAAGGAAAAATCAATTTATTGGGCAGGTTCAAATGGTGGTGATGAGGGGCTGTGGGATGGGTGGATAGGAGTTCAGTTCATGAACAGTGGTAAGAGCTGTTCCTCAGCCTTGCCGTACGGCACTTCAGACCCTGTAGCGCCTTCCGGAGGGCAGCAAAGTAACACACTTTCTGTGCAGCAGTGGGAGAAGGTTTTCAGCAGACATGAGGAGATGTGGTTCTTTCTTAGCATCCTGAAAAAGTACAGTCTCTGGTGTGCCTTCTTTACTGCAACCATGCTGTTTATGCTCCATTGTTGCTAATGTGGGTTCCCAGGAACTTGAAGCTGGACATCTGTTCCATGGTTCCGATCCTCAGCAGGTGCACGTTCTTGTTCCTTCTGAAGTCTAATATGACATTCACAAACAAGTTGTTTTCCCCACAGCAGCTGATCAGTCTGGACTTCATCTGTGTATGCAGTCTCATCGTTGTTGGAGATGAGACCTACTACCGCTGTATCATTCGCAAACTTTATTATGGTGTTTGTCGCTGCATAGGTGAGCAGTCCCAGGTGTAGAGGGAGTGCAGGATCGGACTGAGCACACAACCTTGGGGTGCACCTATACTAAGTGTTAGGGCAGGTGAGGTGAGGAGGCCAAGTCTCACTGTTTGTGGTCGATTGGTCAGAAAGTCTTTGATGCACAGGCTCAGATGTTCATGGAGGCCCAGATCCTGTAATTTCTTGACTAAAATGCTGGGGACAATAGTATTAAAAGCAAAGGTAAAATCAATTAATGCTCCAGGTGGGACTTTGCTACGTGGAGCACAGAATTTAAGGCATCCTCGGTGGATCTATTTGCCCTGTAAGCATACTGGTGCTGGTCCAAGGTGGGTGAGAGAGACGATTTCAGGTGCCCCTGGATgagtctttcaaagcacttggaGATGATTGGGTTAGGGTCACTGCTCTATGGTCGTTAAGGGAACTGATGTTGGCATGCTTTGACACCAGGATGACGGTGACCGATTTAAGGCAGGCAGGGACAGTGGCATGCACTAGAGAGATTAAAAATGTCAGTTAAAACCTCTGTAAGCTGGTGAGAGCACTCTTTGAGAACCCTCCTTGGGATTCCATCAGGGTCTGCTGCTTTCTTAGTGCTGACTGATTTCAGGACTCGCTCGACCGCATATGTCTGTAGGGTGAGCGTATAGTCAGTCATGCTCTGTCCGGGTAGAGCAGCATCATCTGATGGTCTCTCAAACCTGGTGAAGAAATTATTGAATTCTTCTGCCAGCGATGTGTTGTTATCAGCAGGTGGGTCTCTGCTGCTCTTGTAGTTTATGTGTTGGATTCCCTGCCATACTCGTGCCGTGCTGGAGGAACTGCTAAATACAATCCCTTTAAACGACCTAATCCCAGTGTTAAAGGGACTGTCAGCAACGATTATGTGGCTGCCTATAAGGTGCTAACTTTCGAAGTGCTGAAAGTGAAAGTCTGCTGAAAgtcccaccctcttcctgctctaaGCATGTGAGCTACGCTCCAAATTAACACACTAGGGTTGTCACAAGAATCGATACTTTGCTGCCAAGTCAatatcaacaaacaaaaaatatatagatgCCTGTTTTttccgcacggtggtctagtggttagcacgttggccaacacagtaacagcttggagatcgggaagacctgggttcgattctcccctgagcatttctgtgtggagtttgcatgttctccccgtgtgcgcgtgggttttctccgggtactccggcttcctcccacattcccaaaaacatgcatgttaggttaattggcgactctaaattgtccataggtatgactgtgagtgtgaatggttgtttgtctatgtgtgccctgtgattggctggtgaccagtccagggcgtaccccgcctgtcacccgaagtcagctgggataggctccagcatgcccccgcgaccctaatgaggatgaagcggtatagaaaatggatggatggatggtttttcCCTCGGCGAGCCATATCGATTGTTGTCAGAAATTACGTAGGCAGCAATATATGCTTGAGAGCGCTGAGGGGACTAATATGGTGTCAGGAATGCGACAAAAGTCGAGAGGCACAATAAATACGAGCAGATTATCTCAATTAACATGCGTGTATACAGTAGTATAGTACAATCTGCTCATAGATATATTTATAGTGCCTCTCGACTTTGGTTGCATTTCTGCCAACATAACGGAGCAGTCGGCGCCAAAAAATGcctgctgttttaaaaaaaatggcttcAAAAAGTACGTGGAAAGCacattttcttcaatattaTAATGGTATATGAAATAGTACACCTTAAATTATCCACACACGCATATTAAGTGCCATGAATCTAAACTGTTATTATTACCTTATTACCTGTTGTAAACATGAACTACTAACCTTTCAATATGTAAATAGTattgtgtcctgcagatgtccagcagctgattggtcatcAAGAAGAATGTCACCCTCAGCTGCAAGGGCGGAGCTTCACTTTGAAGCGGGAGGATCCACATCCCCCCAACGTTAAAGAGGAAAAGGTGGAATTCTGTACCATGCAGGAGGGAGAGTGTCTTCTCCGGCCGAAGGGggctgatctcaccaagttgccactgactggtgtctctgtgcaGACTGAAGACCGTGAAGGCGAGCCACCTGAGTCCTTACGTTCGTTTTCTCCTGCAAATTTCCAGCAGATGATTGGTTGTCAAGAAGAGTGTCTACCTCAGCTGCAGGAGAggagctccactttgaagcaggaaGAGCCACAACCCCCCcacattaaaaaggaagaggaggaactctggaccactcaggagggagagtgtcTTCTAAGGCCGAAGGGGGCTGATCTCACCACTTTGCCACTGACTGTTGTCTCTATGAAGACTGAAGGACATGAAGACAAAGCACCTGAATTTTCACAGCTTCATCGCAGTCCAAGAGGggcggagcctccaagcagcagctcaccacaacacatgacaacagaagctaaTGGaaaccactgtggaggatcacaaacTGACAACCTactagctccactatcagatagcgACGACACCCAACGAGCTTTGAAcagcgatacagactgtgaaggtgatatgaggactctcactgacaacaaacactctgaaaaaaagaagacaggGAAGAAACGTTTGACCTGCTCAGTTTGTCCcaaaagcttttgttacaagtATGAGTTGACTCTACACATGCgaaaacacacaggagaaaaaccttttgcttgttctgtttgtggtcaaagattctcttATCAGTCAAATATAGTACCACACATGAGGATACACACAGGCGAAAAACCATTTTGTTGCACAGTGTGTTGTAAACGATTCATTCACAAAGCAGctatggtatcacacatgagaaggCATACTGGAGAATAACCATTtatttgctcagtttgtggaaaAAGCTATTCTCACAGCAATAATTTGACTTACCACATGCTGAAACACACAGGGCAAAAACCGTTTGCttgttctgtttgtggtcaaagattctctcaaaagtgTACTCTGgtattacacatgagaacacacactggggaaaaacctttcagttgctcagtttgtggtcaaACATTCTCTCGACATGAAAGTATGGAGATACAcctgagaacgcacacaggagaaaaaccttttagttgttctGTGTGTGATCAAAGATTTTCTCTAAAGTCTGCTGTggcatcacacatgagaacgcacacaggagaaaaaccttttagttgctcagtttgtggtcaaagattcACTCGAAATGCAACTATGGtgtcacacatgagaatacatacaggagaaaaaccttttagttgctcaatttgtggtcaaagattctctcaaaATGCAACTTTGGTATCGCACATGAGAACGCATTCAGGAAaaaaaccttttggttgttCTGTTTGTGGACAAAGATTTTCTCGAAAGTCAAATTTGGTagcacacatgagaatacatacAGGACAAAAACCTTTTATATgctcagtgtgtggtaaaagttaCTTAAGTAAGACGAGTTTGACCATACACATTCGGACACACAACAGTGAATAAATACTTTCTTTTCCAGTTTCTGCTAAATATAAAATCATGGAAGTGTAATGTCACTTGTGAGAAGTCATCTTGAAAGTACTGAGATGCCAATAACAACAGCTGCACAACTTTGGTTGATGACAACATGGTTTTTCTCTCATCTTCCTTCCTTGAATGGCACGTGTCCATCAATGCTCATGTTCCGACTGTTTTATTATAGTGTTGTACTTGCATACATAGTGTAAATTACAAGGTCTCGTATAACTTAACACTTACATCTGCTTTAACACAGAGATAGGAACTTCCCTGTGACGCAAACTTGGAGACTATGAATGTTGTGTCCTTTTTTGGGACACAGAGActgtttttgttctgtttctTTGTACGTATTTGTACTATTTTCTCCTGctgtaactttttaaaataaacttttaGGAACTTCTGATTTCAGATAATCATTAGATAAACTAATTAAATTAGATAATCAGGACAATCAGCCTAGGGCCTGTACTACAAATAATGCTTAACTTATCCAAGGTCTATTCTTTGCTTTGTGGGTACCAAGCCAAACACTGAAGGTAAGCGGTACTATGAAGCTGGATACCAACTTGATTAGTCGAGTCAGGATTTTCTAGTCTTGACATGCGTGTGTTCATGCAAAGGGGCGAGGTTAGCAGCAGATGACCTCAAACATGAACAATTACTGGCAGAACAGCTGCTTACTTCACTCAGGAATCTATGACAGGGGTCACAACCCGTCGATCATGTCCACTAgtccaggggtgggcaaacttttcggGCCGGGGGCCACATTGACTTAAAATTTGACAGATGGGTATTAACATACATTtgcttggaaaataaaaacagcttgGTTTTGAAGGCTCTGACGTTTGCTTGCATTTCATGCACAAACTGTTTTTTCCCTTGTAGCTTCACATTCAGCTCGTTCACGTGTGCCAGTATGTGCACAGTAAAAGCTAAATAACAAAGCCAAACTGTGTCATTCAGCTCCTGAAGTGTGTCAGTATTCTCAAGTAGctccaaaaaccaaatcatctcCCGTTTGAGCTCCCACACACGTTGACATACTTTTCCCAAAGTTCACCAGCGGACATTAGAATGGTAAAGTAAGTCCGTGTGATCCGCGCCAGTTTCTTCAAGAAAATGAACAAACTGACGATGAAGTCCCCTCGCTCAAATGACGTTAACGAGTTTCACAACCGGCGTCATTACGTGGTC
Encoded proteins:
- the LOC129179235 gene encoding zinc finger protein 37-like isoform X1, yielding MNHCYANMATSSQREGGRESDPPTPSKQKKPQTAANVLCPADVQQLIGHQEECHPQLQGRSFTLKREDPHPPNVKEEKVEFCTMQEGECLLRPKGADLTKLPLTGVSVQTEDREGEPPESLRSFSPANFQQMIGCQEECLPQLQERSSTLKQEEPQPPHIKKEEEELWTTQEGECLLRPKGADLTTLPLTVVSMKTEGHEDKAPEFSQLHRSPRGAEPPSSSSPQHMTTEANGNHCGGSQTDNLLAPLSDSDDTQRALNSDTDCEGDMRTLTDNKHSEKKKTGKKRLTCSVCPKSFCYKYELTLHMRKHTGEKPFACSVCGQRFSYQSNIVPHMRIHTGEKPFCCTVCCKRFIHKAAMVSHMRRHTGE
- the LOC129179235 gene encoding zinc finger protein 37-like isoform X2, translated to MNHCYANMATSSQREGGRESDPPTPSKQKKPQTAANDVQQLIGHQEECHPQLQGRSFTLKREDPHPPNVKEEKVEFCTMQEGECLLRPKGADLTKLPLTGVSVQTEDREGEPPESLRSFSPANFQQMIGCQEECLPQLQERSSTLKQEEPQPPHIKKEEEELWTTQEGECLLRPKGADLTTLPLTVVSMKTEGHEDKAPEFSQLHRSPRGAEPPSSSSPQHMTTEANGNHCGGSQTDNLLAPLSDSDDTQRALNSDTDCEGDMRTLTDNKHSEKKKTGKKRLTCSVCPKSFCYKYELTLHMRKHTGEKPFACSVCGQRFSYQSNIVPHMRIHTGEKPFCCTVCCKRFIHKAAMVSHMRRHTGE